The Devosia sp. SD17-2 genome includes a region encoding these proteins:
- a CDS encoding Gfo/Idh/MocA family oxidoreductase, protein MTLRLILVGLGARAQFWMRVIKDNPDCTIVGLIDPSEAARERALAQWPNATASADLDIVGKIEADAIVLITPPGGREAQMEAACRAKLPILAEKPLADSVPLAKRYVEMAEEAGVPLMVGLNFRYLPVTQKTMSLFDTTVGKPEFSRFTYERWRDGTLARLNKYPLTMAQPMLWEQSIHHFDLMRYVYQSELVSVSAKTFNPSWSMYADDANVSALFTFANGVIVIYQGTWQSNWQEPGFTWRHECAEGVVMQNDQFGDLHFALRHDKQLTSVELPPYEQWYNDAVLLLEAFVAALKGEAELQCSGRDHLRSLHMVEACIISSTENRTVDITEFGAESGSNEKVVRSNPAAHVEQV, encoded by the coding sequence ATGACACTGCGTCTTATCCTCGTCGGGCTCGGTGCCCGTGCCCAGTTCTGGATGCGTGTGATCAAGGACAATCCTGATTGCACCATTGTCGGGCTGATCGATCCCAGTGAAGCAGCGCGCGAGCGTGCGCTCGCCCAGTGGCCGAACGCAACCGCCTCAGCCGATCTCGACATCGTGGGCAAGATCGAAGCCGACGCCATCGTCCTGATTACCCCGCCGGGTGGCCGCGAAGCGCAGATGGAGGCGGCCTGCCGCGCAAAGCTGCCGATCCTGGCCGAAAAGCCGCTCGCAGACAGTGTGCCGCTGGCCAAGCGCTATGTCGAAATGGCCGAGGAAGCCGGCGTGCCGTTGATGGTTGGCCTCAATTTCCGCTACCTGCCGGTTACGCAAAAGACCATGTCGCTGTTCGACACTACTGTCGGCAAGCCGGAATTTTCGCGGTTCACCTATGAGCGCTGGCGTGATGGGACGCTGGCACGGCTGAACAAATACCCCCTCACCATGGCCCAGCCCATGCTGTGGGAACAGTCGATCCACCACTTCGACCTCATGCGCTATGTCTACCAGTCTGAGCTGGTCTCGGTCTCGGCCAAGACCTTCAATCCCAGCTGGTCGATGTATGCCGACGACGCCAATGTCAGCGCGCTGTTCACCTTCGCCAATGGGGTGATCGTCATCTACCAGGGCACCTGGCAGTCGAACTGGCAGGAGCCGGGCTTCACCTGGCGCCATGAGTGTGCCGAAGGCGTGGTCATGCAGAACGACCAGTTCGGTGACCTGCATTTCGCCCTCCGACACGACAAGCAGCTGACCAGCGTTGAACTGCCGCCCTATGAGCAGTGGTACAACGACGCCGTCCTGCTGCTTGAAGCCTTTGTGGCCGCCCTCAAGGGCGAGGCCGAGCTTCAGTGTTCCGGTCGCGACCACCTGCGATCGCTGCACATGGTTGAGGCCTGCATCATTTCATCAACCGAAAACCGTACGGTCGACATCACAGAATTCGGTGCCGAAAGCGGCTCGAACGAGAAGGTCGTCCGCTCAAATCCTGCTGCCCACGTGGAGCAGGTCTGA
- a CDS encoding GntR family transcriptional regulator, translating to MSPAGSTSDISRIENVPLRVSVAEIIRKAIIDGTMRPGTPIVEMALADQLSVSRAPVREAIQILEADGLIESVPYKGKRVKPLTLKEVEELYSLREQFEAFAIRRVVERKSDISTLRGHSDDMFASAERGDFSSLMQSDEAFHRDLIKAADHALMLSMWDNLYLRIRQIMALRNSANRDLREVAAKHPPIVDAIESGDMILAISLISDHTRSASQIRPEELGIEV from the coding sequence ATGAGCCCCGCCGGTTCCACCTCCGACATCTCCCGTATCGAAAACGTGCCACTGCGCGTCTCGGTGGCCGAGATCATTCGGAAGGCAATTATCGATGGGACCATGCGCCCCGGGACGCCGATCGTGGAGATGGCCCTGGCGGACCAGCTCAGCGTCTCTCGCGCTCCGGTACGGGAGGCAATCCAGATCCTCGAGGCCGACGGGCTGATCGAGAGCGTTCCCTACAAGGGCAAGCGCGTAAAGCCGCTGACCCTCAAGGAAGTCGAGGAGCTCTATAGCCTGCGCGAACAGTTCGAGGCTTTCGCCATTCGGCGTGTCGTCGAGCGCAAGTCTGACATCTCGACCCTGCGCGGGCACAGCGACGACATGTTCGCGTCGGCAGAGCGGGGCGACTTTTCCAGCCTCATGCAGTCCGACGAGGCGTTTCATCGCGACCTGATCAAGGCGGCGGACCACGCTCTCATGCTCAGCATGTGGGACAATCTCTACCTGCGCATTCGTCAGATCATGGCATTGCGTAACAGCGCCAACCGCGACCTGCGCGAGGTCGCTGCCAAGCATCCGCCGATCGTGGATGCCATCGAGAGCGGCGACATGATCCTGGCGATCTCGCTGATCTCCGACCACACGCGTTCCGCGTCCCAGATCCGTCCGGAAGAACTGGGGATCGAGGTATGA
- a CDS encoding dihydrodipicolinate synthase family protein, with translation MTRTPKLYVPAITPFKADLSIDTERFIANSKALLDDGADGLAPFGTTSEANSMSVAERIELLDALIDSGIAADRLIPGTGCAALTDSIALTRHAVSRGCLGTLSLPPFYYKGVPEQGIVDSFSAIIDAVAEEKLRIYLYHIPQMTGVPVTLTLIEALMAKFPGIFVGLKDSSGNWENTHSVIKAFPELDVYSASEALIPQNVAAGGAGCISASANVNARNIKALMAALGTEKEAAIAAGVTEVRKIFEGLPLIPAIKAAAAARHKDQSYAIVRPPFVKLADSHQAAIDRAVQLAETEV, from the coding sequence ATGACCCGCACGCCAAAACTCTATGTCCCGGCCATCACGCCCTTCAAGGCTGATCTGAGCATCGACACCGAGCGGTTCATCGCGAACTCGAAGGCTCTGCTGGATGACGGCGCCGATGGCCTGGCGCCATTCGGTACCACCAGTGAAGCCAATTCCATGTCGGTGGCAGAACGCATCGAACTGCTCGATGCGCTGATCGATAGCGGCATCGCCGCCGACCGGCTAATCCCCGGTACCGGCTGCGCGGCGTTGACCGACAGTATTGCGCTGACCCGCCATGCGGTGTCGCGCGGGTGCCTCGGCACGCTGTCTCTGCCGCCGTTCTACTACAAGGGCGTGCCGGAGCAGGGGATCGTCGACAGCTTCTCCGCGATCATTGACGCCGTGGCCGAAGAGAAACTGCGCATCTATCTCTACCACATTCCGCAGATGACCGGCGTGCCGGTGACCCTGACGCTGATTGAAGCGCTGATGGCCAAGTTCCCTGGCATTTTCGTTGGCCTCAAGGACAGCTCGGGCAATTGGGAAAACACCCATTCCGTCATCAAGGCCTTCCCCGAGCTCGACGTCTATTCAGCGTCCGAAGCACTGATCCCGCAGAATGTCGCAGCCGGTGGTGCGGGTTGCATCAGCGCCTCAGCCAACGTAAACGCACGCAATATCAAGGCGTTGATGGCAGCGCTTGGGACGGAGAAGGAAGCCGCGATCGCTGCCGGCGTCACCGAAGTGCGCAAGATATTTGAAGGCCTGCCGTTGATCCCGGCGATCAAGGCTGCTGCCGCTGCACGCCATAAGGACCAGAGCTACGCCATCGTCCGCCCGCCGTTCGTCAAGCTTGCCGATAGCCATCAGGCTGCGATCGATCGCGCCGTCCAGCTTGCAGAAACCGAGGTCTGA
- a CDS encoding NAD(P)-dependent oxidoreductase translates to MTRRALITGAGGFVGGFLTKGLLDAGYAVTGLDQFFDEFARASLAGAELVESDITAEVLDGLGGFDLVIHGAAITSPSPEAGLSAFDCLRINCETTLAVLAKARACGAKDFVLLSSSGVFRSEDADGVLLESTPARATIPYAIAKRAGELLLETELPGEMRAIAIRLGPIYGPGERVRQTRQYMSPLRRWIEAGRNGDAIVVDLPRSRRDWTYGPDLPKALLALLDRQPAISGVIHFTSGEDIDDVELAEMIAAKYGVEVRLAEAADYRVPMTSEIVPPSDLFGWTALASGLNSVMEDRP, encoded by the coding sequence ATGACGCGTCGCGCTCTGATTACCGGTGCCGGTGGTTTCGTTGGGGGGTTCCTCACGAAGGGCCTGCTCGACGCCGGTTATGCGGTAACTGGCCTCGACCAGTTTTTCGACGAATTTGCCCGGGCCAGTCTGGCCGGTGCCGAGCTCGTCGAAAGCGATATCACGGCCGAAGTGCTGGACGGCCTGGGCGGCTTTGACCTCGTCATTCATGGCGCGGCGATCACCTCGCCATCGCCCGAAGCGGGCCTCTCCGCTTTCGATTGCCTGCGTATCAACTGCGAGACCACGCTCGCCGTGCTCGCCAAGGCACGCGCCTGCGGGGCAAAGGACTTTGTCCTGCTCTCGTCCTCTGGTGTGTTCCGCTCCGAAGACGCCGATGGGGTGTTGCTGGAAAGCACACCGGCACGCGCGACCATTCCCTATGCCATTGCCAAGCGGGCAGGGGAGCTGCTGCTCGAAACCGAATTGCCCGGAGAGATGCGGGCCATCGCTATTCGCCTCGGCCCCATCTATGGCCCGGGCGAGCGCGTGCGCCAGACCCGCCAATATATGTCGCCGCTCCGTCGCTGGATCGAAGCCGGTCGCAATGGCGATGCCATTGTCGTTGACCTGCCGCGCTCGCGCCGCGACTGGACCTATGGCCCGGACCTGCCCAAGGCGCTGCTGGCGCTGCTCGACCGCCAGCCCGCCATCTCCGGCGTCATCCATTTCACCTCCGGCGAGGATATCGACGATGTCGAACTTGCCGAGATGATTGCTGCAAAATACGGGGTCGAGGTTCGGCTGGCCGAGGCTGCCGACTATCGCGTGCCCATGACCAGTGAAATCGTGCCGCCTTCCGACCTCTTCGGTTGGACTGCTCTGGCCTCTGGTCTCAATTCGGTCATGGAGGACCGCCCATGA